The Thermoclostridium stercorarium subsp. stercorarium DSM 8532 genome contains a region encoding:
- a CDS encoding HDIG domain-containing metalloprotein: MNRKRAFDELKARLSDEKKIRHSLAVEAIMRELAEFLHEETEAWGLTGLLHDIDLDIVEGDLEKHGLVAADILEGLSVDPAIIYSIKSHNPKLGFPRRRKVDKALYCSDHLPRFIEKCASAIPGRSISDLTVGYLIKKFNEEGFINREHKEQISTCNELGLSLEKFFEIGLNAMKNIKYDI; this comes from the coding sequence ATGAACAGGAAAAGGGCGTTTGACGAATTAAAAGCAAGGCTGTCCGATGAGAAAAAAATACGGCACAGTCTGGCGGTGGAAGCCATTATGAGGGAACTGGCAGAGTTCTTGCATGAAGAAACCGAGGCTTGGGGGCTTACAGGGCTTCTTCATGACATTGATCTGGATATTGTAGAAGGGGATTTGGAAAAACACGGCCTGGTGGCTGCAGATATTCTGGAAGGCCTTAGTGTTGATCCCGCAATAATTTATTCCATCAAGTCCCACAATCCAAAGCTGGGGTTTCCGAGAAGGAGAAAGGTGGATAAGGCACTGTACTGCAGCGATCATTTGCCCCGCTTTATTGAAAAATGCGCTTCAGCCATTCCTGGCAGAAGTATTTCCGACCTGACAGTGGGTTATCTTATAAAAAAATTTAACGAAGAAGGATTTATAAATAGGGAACATAAGGAACAGATATCAACATGTAATGAACTTGGCCTGTCGCTGGAGAAATTTTTCGAGATAGGCCTTAATGCGATGAAAAATATTAAATATGATATATAA
- a CDS encoding DUF3006 domain-containing protein — protein MQVIIDRFEGEYAVCETEERRIINIHKSHLPPEAREGDVLSITDEHITIDIEKTKERKERIEKLIRDLWE, from the coding sequence ATGCAGGTAATAATTGATCGTTTTGAAGGTGAATACGCAGTATGCGAAACTGAGGAAAGAAGGATAATTAATATTCATAAATCCCACCTTCCGCCAGAAGCCAGGGAAGGAGATGTACTGAGCATAACGGATGAACATATTACAATTGACATTGAGAAGACAAAAGAGCGTAAAGAGAGAATTGAGAAATTGATAAGGGATTTATGGGAGTAG
- a CDS encoding QueT transporter family protein, whose amino-acid sequence MNNKVLYIARAALIAAIYTVVTVLVAPYAYGIFQFRVSEAMTVLPAVMSSAIPGLFVGCLVSNIIGGYGPIDIIFGSLTTLIAAIFSRQLRKYPWLVPLPPVIFNAVIVGGYLHFLYFKDTPLLACMGWVGLGELLACYALGYPLLMLLTKRFGEYFKDW is encoded by the coding sequence ATGAACAACAAAGTCTTGTACATTGCCAGAGCGGCATTGATTGCCGCAATTTACACAGTCGTAACCGTTCTGGTTGCGCCTTACGCTTATGGCATATTTCAGTTCCGCGTTTCAGAAGCCATGACAGTGCTTCCAGCCGTGATGTCTTCAGCAATACCGGGTTTATTTGTCGGGTGTCTTGTTTCAAATATTATAGGAGGTTACGGACCGATAGATATAATTTTCGGCAGCCTCACTACACTCATAGCTGCCATTTTTTCAAGGCAATTGAGAAAATATCCATGGCTTGTTCCTCTTCCGCCTGTTATATTTAACGCCGTAATTGTGGGCGGTTATTTACATTTCCTGTATTTTAAGGACACCCCGCTGCTTGCATGTATGGGCTGGGTAGGACTTGGAGAGCTGCTGGCATGCTATGCTCTTGGTTATCCGCTTCTTATGCTGCTGACGAAAAGATTCGGAGAATATTTTAAAGATTGGTAA
- a CDS encoding 2-oxoacid:acceptor oxidoreductase family protein has product MVHEIILAGFGGQGILMAGKLLAYAGMLDGKHVSWLPSYGPEMRGGTANSSVVISDRPVDSPVLYSCNELIVMNRPSLDKFENLVEEGGVIVMDSSIVDRDVKRGDIESFKVPATKMASEMGNMAFANIILLGKLIKERKTVTVDNLEKALYEVLPEKKRNLIPMEIKALKTGMEYI; this is encoded by the coding sequence ATGGTTCATGAAATAATCCTGGCCGGTTTCGGAGGTCAGGGGATACTGATGGCAGGAAAACTTTTGGCATATGCCGGAATGCTGGACGGAAAACATGTCTCATGGCTTCCTTCATATGGCCCTGAAATGCGTGGTGGAACGGCAAACAGCAGTGTGGTTATTTCTGACCGTCCCGTTGATTCGCCTGTTTTATACAGCTGTAACGAATTAATAGTGATGAACAGGCCGTCATTGGACAAATTTGAGAATCTTGTCGAGGAGGGAGGAGTTATAGTAATGGATTCGTCGATAGTGGACAGGGATGTTAAGCGCGGCGACATTGAATCATTTAAGGTACCTGCCACTAAAATGGCGTCGGAGATGGGAAATATGGCTTTTGCTAATATAATTCTTCTTGGGAAGCTGATCAAGGAAAGAAAAACAGTAACGGTGGATAATCTCGAAAAGGCCCTTTATGAAGTTTTGCCCGAAAAAAAGCGTAATCTAATCCCGATGGAAATTAAAGCATTAAAAACAGGTATGGAATACATTTGA
- a CDS encoding thiamine pyrophosphate-dependent enzyme: MAVIFQRPNALKDVSMHYCPGCTHGIAHRLVAEVLDELGIEGKTVGISSVGCSYNSYDYFSCDMIQAPHGRAPAVATGVKRCKPDCVVFTYQGDGDLAAIGTAEIVHAAARGENITVIFINNTIYGMTSGQMAPTTLLNQFTTTTPYGRIAELHGFPINVCEMLATLQGPTYIERASLHDVKHIKKAKEAIKKAFKVQLAKLGFSLVELLSTCPTNWGLSPVESMTRIEKEMIPQYPIGVFKGENLEV; the protein is encoded by the coding sequence ATGGCTGTAATTTTTCAAAGGCCTAACGCTTTAAAGGATGTGTCCATGCACTATTGCCCGGGCTGCACACATGGCATTGCCCACCGACTTGTTGCGGAAGTCTTGGACGAACTGGGGATTGAGGGGAAAACGGTGGGTATATCCTCTGTCGGATGCTCATACAACAGCTATGATTATTTTTCCTGTGATATGATCCAGGCGCCCCATGGACGGGCTCCCGCAGTTGCAACAGGGGTTAAACGGTGTAAGCCCGACTGCGTTGTATTTACCTATCAGGGAGACGGGGATCTGGCGGCAATCGGAACGGCGGAAATTGTTCACGCGGCTGCCAGGGGCGAAAACATAACGGTAATTTTTATTAATAATACGATATACGGAATGACTTCCGGCCAGATGGCTCCTACAACACTGTTAAATCAGTTCACAACCACGACACCTTACGGAAGGATTGCAGAATTACACGGCTTCCCGATAAACGTCTGTGAAATGCTTGCGACACTTCAGGGACCGACATACATTGAAAGAGCTTCACTTCATGATGTAAAACATATTAAAAAGGCAAAGGAGGCAATAAAAAAAGCCTTTAAGGTACAGCTTGCAAAACTTGGTTTTTCGCTTGTGGAATTATTGTCGACATGCCCCACAAACTGGGGACTTAGCCCTGTTGAATCCATGACACGGATTGAAAAAGAGATGATTCCCCAATACCCCATCGGAGTATTCAAAGGAGAAAACCTGGAGGTATGA
- a CDS encoding ComEC/Rec2 family competence protein, which translates to MIINIIAILVYFFLAYATYYRSQKYNANPYLWFLIGLFLPYFGYLVALLYFRRKNAVNKNPTMLPLGFRSKRPWKMALASLFYCLLILSACAAVITENTGSQLIKDAGNTVSVNTHDNQISLEFSNTVDNNVTAQNDAELSSPGINAGNNSESEKAADGSPVSGSEATETTETGTDSTKDANGQKATDNVYGTLKVHFIDVGQADCIFVQAPEKNMLIDAGNNADGDLITAYLKNLGINKIDVVVGTHPHEDHIGALDTVINTFEVGKVYMPKISHNTKTYEDVLLAIQKKGLKVNTATAGGALDLGKNVNAEILAPNSDNYDDLNNYSVVIKLTFGETSFLFTGDAEKVSEDEMLNKNYDLKADVLKVGHHGSSSSTSPAFLKAVSPKYAVISVGKDNQYGHPDSIILNRLKVAGVKTYRTDEAGTVIMESDGNNIKINTEKGRILQNPTLTPAPTPAAKATGTPTPSPVPSTSASTQQKASETKNVTVYITKTGSKYHSDNCRYLSESKIPISLKDAKEKGYSPCSVCKPPQ; encoded by the coding sequence ATGATAATAAATATCATTGCCATATTAGTGTATTTTTTCTTGGCATACGCCACATATTACAGGTCGCAGAAATATAATGCAAATCCGTATTTATGGTTTTTGATAGGTCTGTTTCTGCCCTACTTTGGTTATCTGGTTGCTTTGCTGTATTTTCGCAGAAAAAATGCGGTTAATAAAAATCCTACCATGTTACCTCTTGGTTTTAGAAGCAAAAGGCCGTGGAAGATGGCTTTGGCGTCATTGTTTTATTGTCTTCTTATATTATCGGCCTGCGCCGCTGTAATTACAGAAAACACCGGCAGTCAGCTGATAAAGGACGCTGGTAATACTGTTTCGGTCAATACCCATGATAATCAGATAAGTTTGGAATTTTCAAATACCGTTGATAACAACGTTACTGCTCAGAACGATGCGGAATTGTCATCGCCCGGAATTAATGCCGGAAACAATTCAGAGTCTGAAAAAGCGGCTGACGGATCTCCGGTAAGCGGCTCTGAAGCAACTGAAACAACGGAAACGGGTACAGATTCAACAAAAGATGCCAATGGCCAGAAGGCAACGGATAATGTTTACGGAACGCTAAAAGTCCATTTTATCGATGTGGGACAGGCGGACTGTATTTTTGTTCAGGCGCCTGAGAAGAATATGTTAATTGATGCAGGAAACAATGCAGATGGCGACCTGATTACAGCTTATTTAAAAAATCTGGGCATAAACAAGATTGATGTAGTGGTCGGTACTCATCCGCATGAAGACCATATAGGAGCATTGGATACGGTTATAAACACCTTTGAAGTCGGAAAAGTGTATATGCCCAAAATTAGTCACAATACGAAAACATATGAAGATGTGCTTCTTGCCATACAGAAAAAAGGGCTTAAAGTAAATACTGCAACGGCAGGGGGAGCTTTAGATTTAGGGAAAAACGTGAATGCTGAAATACTTGCTCCGAACAGTGACAATTATGATGATTTGAATAATTATTCCGTCGTTATAAAACTTACTTTTGGGGAAACATCTTTTCTTTTCACAGGGGATGCTGAGAAAGTATCCGAGGATGAAATGCTGAATAAAAATTACGACCTGAAAGCTGATGTGCTGAAAGTTGGGCATCATGGCAGCAGCAGTTCTACAAGTCCTGCATTTTTAAAGGCCGTTTCACCGAAGTATGCGGTAATCAGTGTGGGAAAGGATAATCAGTACGGGCATCCGGACAGTATTATTCTGAACAGACTGAAAGTGGCCGGTGTGAAGACATACAGAACCGATGAAGCCGGAACGGTTATAATGGAAAGTGACGGCAACAATATTAAGATTAATACTGAAAAAGGAAGAATTCTGCAAAATCCCACACTGACACCTGCACCGACACCTGCTGCAAAGGCAACAGGTACGCCGACACCTTCACCGGTACCTTCGACATCTGCTTCAACACAGCAAAAAGCGTCGGAAACCAAAAACGTAACCGTATATATAACGAAAACGGGTTCGAAATACCATTCTGATAATTGTAGATATCTTTCAGAATCTAAAATACCGATATCTCTGAAGGATGCGAAGGAAAAAGGCTATAGTCCGTGCAGTGTATGTAAACCGCCGCAGTAA
- a CDS encoding MATE family efflux transporter translates to MANKGKDKDLTKGSILGGLIEFSVPLLLGLIFQQLYNTVDTLVVGNFVGKEALAAVGSTTPIINTLIGIFTGFSMGANVIVSQYYGANDEKSVHDAVHTSIIMSFFFSIIITVIGIASAPIMLNLMDTPDDVIHEASVYLEIYFAGATGLVFYNMGSGILRAVGDSKRPLYFLIFSAVANTVLDLVFVINFKMGVAGVAWATVISQVLSAILVLIVLSRTSGPYRIYWNKLKLNKPMLESIIKIGLPSSVQQGITAFSNVFVQGYINKFGSAFMAGYSAYGKIDAIALLPMQAIAMGCTTFVGQNIGAGKIKRAKKGINISLILSMVFTVILLIPLIIFAEQAIMLFNSEPDVIYYGTLYMRFVSPFYLLSCINQVYAGALRGSGDTRAPMIIMLSSFVAFRQIYLYVVSNIFRDNFYPILFAYPAGWLVCSILLVIYYHKSNWEHKRIIIKNNNVTEEN, encoded by the coding sequence ATGGCTAACAAAGGCAAAGACAAAGATTTGACAAAAGGTTCTATTTTGGGGGGACTTATTGAATTTTCAGTTCCGCTTCTTTTAGGTCTTATTTTTCAGCAACTGTATAATACGGTTGACACTCTCGTTGTTGGAAATTTTGTAGGAAAAGAAGCACTTGCCGCCGTTGGCAGCACCACACCGATAATTAATACCCTTATCGGTATTTTCACAGGTTTTTCCATGGGGGCAAATGTAATAGTTTCTCAATACTATGGAGCCAATGATGAAAAATCGGTACACGATGCCGTACACACATCAATAATTATGTCTTTTTTCTTTTCGATTATCATAACGGTAATTGGAATAGCATCGGCTCCGATTATGCTCAATCTGATGGACACCCCGGATGATGTAATTCATGAAGCATCGGTTTACCTGGAAATCTATTTTGCCGGTGCAACAGGACTGGTATTTTACAATATGGGATCAGGAATACTACGCGCTGTCGGAGATTCAAAACGTCCGCTTTATTTTCTTATTTTTTCAGCGGTCGCAAATACCGTGTTGGATTTAGTATTTGTTATTAATTTTAAGATGGGAGTTGCAGGCGTGGCATGGGCGACGGTAATTTCACAGGTTTTAAGCGCCATACTGGTGCTTATTGTGCTTTCACGTACGTCGGGTCCGTACAGAATTTACTGGAATAAGTTAAAACTTAACAAACCCATGCTGGAAAGTATAATAAAAATTGGTTTACCATCCTCCGTGCAGCAGGGTATTACCGCATTTTCAAATGTTTTCGTCCAGGGATACATAAATAAATTCGGGTCTGCGTTCATGGCGGGGTATTCGGCATACGGAAAAATAGACGCCATCGCACTTCTGCCAATGCAGGCTATTGCAATGGGTTGCACGACATTTGTCGGACAGAACATCGGAGCGGGTAAAATCAAACGGGCAAAAAAGGGAATAAACATATCTCTGATATTATCAATGGTGTTTACCGTTATTCTTCTTATACCTTTAATTATATTTGCCGAGCAGGCAATCATGCTTTTCAACAGCGAACCTGACGTAATATATTACGGCACACTGTATATGCGCTTTGTCTCTCCGTTTTATCTGCTGAGCTGCATTAATCAGGTTTATGCCGGAGCACTCCGCGGTTCGGGAGATACCCGCGCGCCTATGATAATAATGCTGAGCTCCTTCGTAGCCTTCCGTCAGATTTATCTTTATGTTGTCTCGAACATATTCAGGGACAATTTCTATCCCATACTGTTTGCTTACCCTGCAGGATGGCTTGTATGCAGTATTCTGCTTGTTATCTATTACCACAAATCCAACTGGGAGCACAAAAGGATAATTATAAAGAACAACAATGTTACTGAGGAGAATTAA
- a CDS encoding IS256 family transposase: protein MDKNTYYETVKNMAVEKVLNQYCSDSDPSRPALKKLLEDLLDWFMLSERQIYLLKNENDKGNGFYDRKLGTPMGNLDISVPRTRTGDFRPHILPEPYKRVDESYTDLLMSLVVNGYSESSLLNTLKSLNLPYSDDELNKIKDDLKSELDLFKQRELPESVFALLIDAYHCEIKDGSKVKKAACYIILGVDMEGKKDIFGLYTFFGKENRADWNKVFEDLINRGLKRVLVVVSDDFPGIIETVKAVYPYADHQLCFVHLQRNIRKYMTKADAAEFNKELDKIKFASSFDEAVQKFYDLCSKFKSKYSRYMNILMEKAEHYMAFIKYPESLRKHVYTTNSVESINSLVEKIRIRSGGYFNSVEVLEINIYLQRENLRRTKWKKAVPMINAHIYEIQQIFQLRYFNQTQNS from the coding sequence ATGGATAAAAATACCTATTATGAAACAGTCAAAAATATGGCGGTTGAAAAAGTATTAAACCAGTATTGCTCTGATTCAGATCCATCACGCCCTGCCCTCAAAAAGTTGCTGGAGGATTTGCTCGACTGGTTTATGTTGTCTGAACGCCAAATCTATCTCTTGAAAAACGAGAACGACAAAGGCAACGGCTTTTATGATAGAAAACTTGGTACACCTATGGGTAACCTGGACATCTCTGTCCCAAGAACTCGCACTGGCGATTTCAGACCCCACATCCTACCTGAACCGTATAAAAGGGTGGATGAATCCTATACAGACCTTCTTATGTCCCTTGTTGTCAACGGTTATTCAGAATCTTCTCTCTTAAATACCCTCAAAAGCCTCAACCTTCCTTACTCTGATGATGAACTCAACAAAATCAAAGATGACCTAAAAAGTGAATTAGACCTTTTCAAACAACGGGAATTACCCGAATCGGTGTTTGCTTTATTAATCGATGCTTATCATTGTGAGATAAAAGACGGCTCAAAAGTGAAGAAAGCCGCATGCTACATAATCCTTGGCGTTGATATGGAAGGTAAGAAAGACATCTTTGGCCTTTACACCTTCTTCGGCAAAGAAAACAGAGCCGATTGGAACAAGGTCTTTGAAGACTTGATAAACCGCGGTCTTAAACGAGTTTTAGTGGTTGTAAGTGATGATTTCCCAGGTATTATCGAGACCGTCAAAGCTGTATATCCATATGCTGATCATCAGCTCTGTTTTGTACACCTTCAGAGAAATATCCGCAAATACATGACCAAAGCTGATGCCGCAGAATTCAATAAAGAACTCGATAAAATAAAATTTGCTTCTTCCTTTGATGAAGCTGTTCAAAAGTTTTATGACCTTTGCAGTAAATTTAAGAGTAAATATAGCCGATATATGAACATTCTCATGGAGAAAGCAGAACATTATATGGCTTTCATTAAATACCCCGAATCCTTGAGGAAGCATGTTTATACTACCAACAGTGTAGAGAGTATCAACAGTCTAGTTGAAAAAATTCGGATAAGATCGGGTGGTTACTTTAACTCTGTCGAAGTATTGGAAATTAACATATATTTACAGAGGGAGAACTTGAGGCGGACAAAATGGAAAAAAGCGGTACCAATGATAAATGCTCACATTTATGAAATACAACAAATTTTCCAGTTACGTTACTTTAATCAGACACAAAATTCTTGA
- the rnr gene encoding ribonuclease R, with product MLEERKERIKGFIHDSSYHPLTFEELVVSLDVPKEDIELFRKCLDELEQEGHIYKTKKNRYVAPEKIGLVTGTFQGHERGFGFVLPDEPDQSDIFIQSDRVKGAMDGDRVIARIVKFYNDDRHSEGEIVKILSRANDKIVGTFEKSYSVGYVVPDHRRIKGHIIVPLDRSMGAKPHQKVVVQITRYPEPERNAEGQIIEILGDADTTDVEALSILKAYKIPVEFPDEVLQEARSIPQELTPKDYAGRRDLRNLTMVTIDGEDARDLDDAVSLEITGNGNYLLGVHIADVSHYVKENSPLDKEALKRGTSVYFPDRVIPMLPKELSNGICSLNPKVDRLAFSVFMEIDPLGRVINHEIVESVINVNERMTYTDVYKILEERDQDLIERYRPLVPMFEKMKELALILMKRRSLRGAIDFDFEETKITVDENGKPVNIGKYEITIANKIIEEFMLLCNETVSEHFYWADIPFVYRIHEDPDPDKIKRLNEFLFNFGVRIKGSGHVHPRALQDVLDKVKGTPQERIISTMMLRSLQKAKYSDEHTWHFGLAADYYSHFTSPIRRYPDLIIHRIMKEYLHGKFDEQRNEHYSAILPDVTKHCSERERSAEEAEREYEAKLKAVYMQEHIGETFTGIVSGITSFGMFVELENTVEGLIRLTSMDDDFYEYDEKMQVLIGVRTGRIYRIGDTVEVVVTNADPKTRQVDFVLTVNAREADPYAEDSNGNGMKKRGKSGKKKKNTDNKVLEHINGKKKKRKK from the coding sequence ATGTTAGAGGAAAGAAAAGAGCGAATTAAGGGATTTATACACGATAGCTCATATCACCCATTGACATTTGAAGAGCTTGTTGTATCGCTTGACGTACCAAAGGAAGACATTGAGCTTTTCAGAAAATGCCTGGATGAGCTTGAACAGGAAGGGCATATATATAAAACCAAAAAGAACCGTTATGTTGCTCCCGAAAAAATCGGCCTTGTAACAGGAACTTTCCAGGGCCATGAGCGCGGGTTTGGCTTTGTGTTGCCTGACGAGCCCGATCAGAGTGATATATTCATACAAAGCGACAGAGTTAAGGGAGCTATGGACGGCGATCGGGTTATTGCCCGTATTGTAAAATTTTATAATGACGACAGGCATTCGGAAGGAGAAATTGTCAAAATCCTTTCCCGCGCCAACGATAAAATAGTCGGCACATTTGAAAAAAGCTATTCGGTAGGTTACGTTGTTCCCGATCACAGGAGAATAAAGGGGCATATCATCGTACCCCTTGACAGGTCAATGGGTGCGAAACCGCATCAGAAAGTTGTTGTTCAAATAACCAGATACCCAGAACCCGAAAGAAATGCAGAGGGTCAGATTATTGAGATACTTGGAGATGCGGATACGACGGACGTTGAAGCACTTTCAATCTTGAAAGCATATAAAATACCCGTCGAGTTTCCAGATGAGGTTTTACAGGAAGCCAGAAGCATACCGCAGGAATTAACTCCCAAAGACTACGCCGGCAGACGGGATTTACGTAATTTAACAATGGTTACCATTGACGGCGAAGATGCAAGGGATTTGGATGATGCTGTTTCCCTTGAAATTACCGGGAACGGGAACTATCTCCTCGGTGTTCATATAGCAGACGTATCCCATTATGTCAAAGAAAACTCGCCACTGGACAAAGAAGCGTTAAAAAGGGGAACCAGCGTTTATTTCCCCGACAGGGTTATTCCTATGCTTCCAAAGGAGTTGTCAAACGGCATATGCAGCCTTAATCCCAAAGTTGACCGTCTTGCCTTTTCAGTTTTTATGGAAATTGACCCCTTAGGCCGTGTAATAAACCATGAGATCGTTGAAAGCGTAATTAACGTTAATGAACGGATGACATATACCGATGTGTATAAAATACTTGAAGAAAGGGATCAGGATTTAATTGAAAGATACAGGCCGCTGGTTCCGATGTTTGAAAAAATGAAGGAACTGGCCTTAATATTGATGAAAAGGCGCAGCCTGAGAGGTGCTATTGATTTTGACTTTGAAGAAACAAAGATTACCGTGGATGAAAACGGCAAGCCGGTAAATATAGGAAAATATGAAATTACAATTGCAAACAAGATAATCGAAGAATTCATGCTGCTGTGCAACGAAACGGTTTCCGAACATTTTTACTGGGCCGACATACCGTTTGTTTACCGTATTCACGAAGATCCCGATCCCGATAAGATCAAAAGGCTGAATGAGTTTTTGTTTAATTTCGGAGTCAGAATTAAAGGCAGCGGCCATGTGCATCCGAGAGCTTTGCAGGATGTTCTTGACAAAGTTAAAGGAACGCCGCAGGAAAGAATTATCAGTACAATGATGTTGAGAAGCTTACAGAAGGCAAAGTACAGCGATGAGCATACGTGGCATTTCGGCCTTGCCGCGGATTATTACTCCCATTTTACATCACCGATAAGAAGGTATCCTGATCTGATAATACACAGAATAATGAAGGAGTATCTGCACGGAAAATTCGACGAACAAAGAAACGAACATTACTCGGCTATTCTTCCTGATGTTACTAAACACTGTTCAGAAAGGGAAAGAAGCGCAGAGGAGGCCGAAAGGGAATATGAAGCGAAGCTGAAAGCCGTATATATGCAGGAGCATATAGGGGAAACCTTCACCGGAATTGTTTCGGGCATAACCTCATTTGGCATGTTTGTAGAGCTTGAGAATACCGTAGAAGGTTTGATACGGCTTACCAGCATGGACGATGATTTCTATGAGTATGATGAAAAAATGCAGGTTCTCATTGGAGTAAGGACAGGCAGGATATACCGTATAGGTGATACTGTCGAAGTTGTGGTTACAAATGCCGATCCGAAAACAAGACAGGTGGATTTTGTACTGACAGTGAACGCACGTGAGGCAGATCCTTACGCGGAAGATTCAAATGGCAATGGCATGAAAAAACGGGGCAAGTCAGGCAAAAAGAAAAAGAACACGGATAATAAAGTTTTGGAACACATAAACGGGAAAAAGAAAAAACGAAAGAAATAA